In Cynocephalus volans isolate mCynVol1 chromosome 3, mCynVol1.pri, whole genome shotgun sequence, one DNA window encodes the following:
- the LOC134373336 gene encoding olfactory receptor 11H1-like, with translation MNISEQDSGFAFVREFMLRGFSCEWKIRILLFSLFPATYTLTITGNGAIVCALWCDQRLHTPMYMFLGNFSFLEIWYVSSTVRKMLVNFLSEEKTISFAGGFLQFYFFFSLGTSECLLLAVMSFDWYLAICHPLHYPNIMTGHLYIKLVIICWVCGSLWFMIPIVLISKIPFCAPNIIDHIVCDPGPLFSLACTSAPKTQLLCYTLSSLVTFGNFLFILGSYTLVLIAVLRMPSATGRYKAFSTCGSHLAVVLLFYGSLMVMYVSPGLVHSAGMQKMATLFYAMVTPLFNPLIYSLRNKEIKTALRKVMGSSNII, from the coding sequence ATGAATATCTCTGAGCAAGATTCCGGCTTTGCCTTTGTAAGAGAATTTATGCTCCGAGGTTTCTCTTGTGAGTGGAAGATTCGGATCCTCCTCTTCTCACTCTTCCCTGCAACATACACTCTGACCATAACGGGGAATGGGGCCATTGTTTGTGCACTATGGTGTGACCAGAGACTCCATACCCCCATGTACATGTTCCTGGGGAATTTCTCCTTTCTAGAGATCTGGTATGTCTCTTCTACAGTCCGCAAGATGTTGGTCAACTTCCTCTCAGAGGAAAAAACCATCTCCTTTGCTGGGGGTTTCCtccaattctatttctttttctctttgggtaCGTCTGAATGCTTGCTTTTGGCTGTCATGTCCTTTGATTGGTACCTTGCTATCTGCCATCCCTTGCACTACCCTAATATTATGACTGGGCATCTCTATATCAAACTGGTCATTATCTGCTGGGTTTGTGGATCTCTGTGGTTCATGATCCCCATTGTTCTTATCTCTAAGATACCCTTCTGTGCTCCAAACATTATTGACCATATTGTGTGTGACCCAGGGCCACTATTTTCATTGGCATGCACTTCTGCCCCCAAAACCCAACTGCTCTGCTACACTCTGAGCTCATTAGTTACCTTTGGTAACTTCCTCTTTATTCTTGGGTCCTATACTCTTGTTCTGATAGCTGTGCTGCGTATGCCTTCAGCCACTGGGAGGTACaaggccttctccacctgtggatCTCATTTGGCTGTGGTATTACTGTTCTATGGTTCTCTGATGGTCATGTATGTGAGCCCAGGACTGGTGCATTCTGCTGGGATGCAGAAAATGGCAACTTTGTTCTATGCTATGGTGACCCCACTCTTCAATCCCCTCATCTACAGTCTCCGGAATAAGGAGATAAAGACAGCCCTGAGGAAGGTTATGGGGAGTTCCAACATAATCTAA
- the LOC134372648 gene encoding LOW QUALITY PROTEIN: toll-like receptor 11 (The sequence of the model RefSeq protein was modified relative to this genomic sequence to represent the inferred CDS: substituted 1 base at 1 genomic stop codon), translated as MLYVAEGSGLELSANVGFDTPLLFPIFLETMPRMERPPFSTLLPLLLLALKSLSLMSWAWTTPDCTIADSSLLPNLSYYIPSCSLAPGLHLFASCSNVKDLVKTLTPVPRDIEALCLQGTVPILPSDAFGYFPSLQLLRLQLGTIRITSGAFQGLHQLQHLSFEHHAPCCLNLFLSPDALEPLTFLSSLLFQGYCLNYSQNIQLPTSLSHLTLRNSCLTELQELQGLFPNLVPGSSPTASPEPSSPFLEVLDLSDNVQLSQVGVRALHGLQLHSLRLDGTPLSALGLLGSGLLHLDSLSLVGTGLEKLPGNVTSYFELRALNLGSNQIQNIEDGDLLSCCSPELLSLHANGLQLLPISFLSALPQLQRLNLSMNKLGPTLVLPKGLVSSNLRVLDLSHNELCVLPSGAFSSLPQLQELWLSGNNISNLSSENLEGLRWLKTLDLSWNQIKVLKPDWLSSLPALVSLNLLGTHLEHISGRQLQGPQKLSHLQLGSTEMLEIYPPXPSALLSLEVWAQGWIQFSVPSGEPFLFLENLTLQTPSILLLQNNITVHFPSLRHLTLRGCSAYIFSGQQSRRFFPQLPLLEHLHFWSDHGGTENMRLFGMPRLRVLELGDLNFLYELGAVKLEVILKELPQLQVLALSNLNLGNLSVSSFRDLGLLQLLLLNSEWILGLDSSLQELIPQMPQYVYFSDVTFTCQCESSWVGPWATRAPNTFVYGLEKSICMANASDYSKTPLLSFHSGHCPHDPEFRGFLISFTLVFLLIIFALLGCPKWPWLHHLRTLFHAWWWKLGGQGPRGQFPYDVFVSYCEQDQAWVLEELVPALEKPPPAGEGLRLCLPERDFGVGQDRMDATVTSMESSRATLCVLSCQALESLWCNLELRLATYRLVAKPGTARLLLLFLEPINRQQLNGYQRLTRWLQKEDYFYLPQGRVEWNTFCEQLRRRLRKAGLERED; from the coding sequence ATGTTATATGTAGCAGAAGGCTCTGGGCTGGAATTGTCTGCCAATGTAGGATTTGACACCcctcttctttttcctatttttctagaAACAATGCCAAGAATGGAAAGGCCTCCGTTCTCTACTCTTCTCCCTCTCTTACTGTTGGCCTTGAAGAGCCTCAGCTTGATGAGCTGGGCATGGACCACCCCTGATTGCACCATAGCAGACAGCTCCCTGTTGCCTAATCTCTCCTATTACATCCCATCCTGTTCCCTGGCCCCAGGACTTCATCTTTTTGCATCATGCTCCAATGTGAAAGACCTGGTTAAGACTCTGACACCAGTGCCCCGAGATATAGAGGCGCTATGCCTCCAGGGCACAGTTCCTATCCTGCCTTCCGATGCCTTTGGTTACTTCCCCTCCTTACAGCTTCTGAGACTGCAGCTGGGCACCATCAGGATTACATCTGGGGCATTTCAAGGGTTGCACCAGCTGCAGCAcctttcctttgagcatcatgctCCATGTTGCCTGaatcttttcctctctccagaTGCCCTGGAGCCCCTCACATTCCTCAGCAGCCTTTTGTTTCAAGGGTACTGTCTGAATTATAGCCAGAACATCCAGTTGCCAACCAGCCTTAGTCATTTGACCCTCAGAAACAGCTGTTTAACAGAGCTGCAGGAATTGCAAGGGCTCTTCCCGAACCTTGTTCCTGGTTCCTCTCCTACAGCCAGCCCCGAACCATCATCCCCCTTCCTTGAGGTGCTGGATCTGTCTGACAATGTACAGCTGAGCCAGGTGGGTGTCAGAGCCTTGCATGGACTTCAGCTCCATTCTCTAAGATTGGATGGCACCCCACTAAGTGCATTAGGCCTCCTAGGCTCAGGACTACTCCACTTGGACTCTCTCTCCCTTGTGGGTACAGGTCTAGAAAAACTGCCTGGGAATGTGACAAGCTACTTTGAGCTTCGTGCACTCaaccttgggagcaaccaaattCAGAACATAGAAGATGGGGATCTCCTAAGCTGCTGCTCCCCGGAACTCCTCAGCCTTCATGCCAATGGCCTGCAGTTACTTCCCATAAGTTTTCTGAGTGCCCTGCCCCAGCTTCAGAGGCTCAACCTCTCAATGAATAAGCTGGGACCAACCTTGGTGCTCCCAAAAGGGCTGGTCAGCTCAAACCTGAGAGTGCTAGATCTGTCCCACAATGAGCTCTGTGTTCTGCCCAGTGGGgccttctcctctcttcctcaaCTCCAGGAGCTCTGGCTGAGTGGCAACAACATCTCTAACTTATCCAGTGAGAACCTGGAGGGATTGAGGTGGCTGAAGACTCTAGACCTGAGTTGGAACCAAATTAAGGTGCTAAAACCAGACTGGCTGTCCTCTCTTCCTGCTCTCGTCTCACTGAACCTCTTGGGCACCCATTTAGAGCACATCTCAGGTAGGCAGCTCCAGGGTCCTCAGAAGCTGAGCCATCTGCAGCTGGGTTCTACTGAGATGCTGGAGATCTACCCTCCCTGACCTTCAGCACTACTCAGCTTGGAGGTGTGGGCACAAGGATGGATCCAGTTTAGTGTCCCCAGTGGTGAACCCTTCTTATTCTTAGAGAACCTTACCTTACAAACTCCCAGTATTTTGCTGCTTCAAAACAACATCACAGTCCATTTTCCTTCCCTGCGTCACCTTACTTTGAGAGGCTGCAGTGCCTATATTTTCTCAGGCCAGCAATCCCGGAGATTCTTTCCACAGCTTCCTCTCCTGGAGCACTTGCACTTCTGGTCTGATCATGGGGGCACAGAAAACATGCGTTTATTTGGCATGCCCAGGCTGCGAGTGCTGGAGCTGGGGGACCTAAACTTCCTCTATGAGTTAGGTGCAGTGAAGCTGGAAGTGATCCTGAAGGAGCTGCCTCAGTTGCAGGTCCTGGCATTGAGCAACCTGAACCTTGGGAACCTCTCTGTCTCCAGCTTCAGGGATTTGGGACTCCTCCAGTTGCTACTGCTCAACTCTGAATGGATACTGGGGTTGGACAGCAGCCTCCAGGAGCTAATCCCCCAAATGCCTCAATATGTTTATTTCTCAGATGTCACCTTCACCTGCCAGTGTGAAAGCTCTTGGGTGGGGCCTTGGGCAACACGGGCCCCAAACACCTTTGTGTATGGGTTAGAGAAATCCATCTGCATGGCCAATGCCTCTGACTACTCGAAGACTCCACTACTCTCCTTCCATTCTGGTCACTGCCCACATGATCCTGAGTTTCGGGGCTTTCTCATCAGTTTCACCCTGGTGTTCCTGTTGATCATCTTTGCATTGCTTGGCTGCCCCAAATGGCCCTGGCTTCATCACCTCCGGACTCTATTTCATGCCTGGTGGTGGAAATTGGGTGGGCAGGGCCCCAGAGGCCAATTCCCCTATGATGTCTTCGTATCCTACTGTGAGCAGGACCAAGCCTGGGTCCTGGAAGAACTGGTTCCTGCCCTGGAGAAGCCTCCTCCAGCTGGCGAGGGCTTGAGGCTATGCCTGCCTGAGAGGGACTTTGGGGTTGGGCAGGACAGGATGGATGCTACAGTCACCAGCATGGAAAGCAGCAGAGCCACCCTGTGTGTGCTCAGTTGCCAGGCCCTGGAAAGTCTCTGGTGCAATCTGGAGTTAAGGCTCGCCACCTACCGCTTGGTGGCCAAGCCTGGGACTGCTCGCCTCCTGCTGCTATTTCTGGAGCCTATCAATAGGCAGCAGTTAAACGGCTACCAACGCCTTACCAGGTGGCTACAGAAGGAGGACTACTTCTATTTGCCCCAAGGGAGAGTTGAATGGAACACCTTCTGTGAGCAACTTCGGAGAAGGCTAAGGAAAGCTGGACTAGAGAGAGAGGATTAA